A stretch of the Haloplanus aerogenes genome encodes the following:
- a CDS encoding SCO family protein, translating into MDRRTYLGTLGAASLGGVAGCLGGGNPNTTLGEPDRPDGVTSEALSYPAWGEQIPDVTLPDPLTGTGIGLRDVDRPALVSFFYSNCMSVCPRLISALREVQIHSVNNDYADDVGFYPITFDPQRDTGERLREYAGEMNVELDAGNWHFLRPESRERAKRVLEEEFGFVFQRTEPEDGGKYMFNHIGLVILVNADGYVERAYRGQEGKEGTYIEDLKKVRNGGGGFL; encoded by the coding sequence ATGGACCGACGGACGTATCTCGGCACGCTGGGCGCAGCGAGCCTCGGCGGTGTCGCCGGCTGTCTCGGCGGCGGCAACCCGAACACGACGCTCGGCGAACCGGACCGCCCCGACGGCGTGACGAGCGAGGCGCTTTCCTATCCGGCGTGGGGCGAGCAGATTCCCGACGTGACGCTCCCCGATCCGTTGACCGGGACGGGGATCGGCCTGCGCGACGTGGACCGCCCGGCGCTCGTGAGCTTCTTCTACTCCAACTGTATGAGCGTCTGCCCGCGTCTCATCTCCGCGCTCCGCGAGGTGCAGATCCACAGCGTCAACAACGACTACGCCGACGACGTGGGCTTCTACCCCATCACGTTCGACCCCCAGCGTGACACGGGCGAGCGCCTCCGCGAGTACGCGGGGGAGATGAACGTCGAATTGGACGCTGGCAACTGGCACTTCCTGCGGCCCGAGAGTCGCGAGCGGGCGAAACGCGTTCTGGAGGAGGAGTTCGGCTTCGTCTTCCAGCGCACCGAACCCGAGGACGGCGGGAAGTACATGTTCAACCACATCGGCCTCGTCATCCTCGTGAACGCCGACGGCTACGTCGAGCGTGCGTATCGCGGGCAGGAAGGGAAGGAAGGAACCTACATCGAGGACCTGAAGAAAGTCCGCAACGGGGGCGGCGGCTTCCTTTAA
- a CDS encoding aldo/keto reductase yields MEYTTLGDTGMEVSRLCLGCMSIGTSDWRDWVLDEEEGIELVERAIDLGINFFDTANMYSDGESERVLGKALEGQREDKVVATKGYFQMDEDDPNSGGLSRKAIEQELEHSLDRLGMDTVDLYQIHRWDYDTPIETTLRALDDAVRRGQVRYIGASSMWTYQFADALHTSDALGLERFATMQNHYNLAYREEEREMLPFCEQENVGVIPWSPMARGYLTRPDEDIDATTRGETEEYLYEHPYREGGGPEVNERVQQLAEERGVKMAQIALSWVLHKDWVDAPIVGTSTVEHLEDAVEALEIDLSDSDIEYLEEPYEPVPVSGHD; encoded by the coding sequence ATGGAGTACACCACCCTCGGAGACACCGGCATGGAGGTCTCGCGCCTCTGTCTCGGCTGTATGAGCATCGGGACGAGCGACTGGCGCGACTGGGTGCTCGACGAGGAGGAGGGGATCGAACTCGTCGAACGCGCCATCGACCTCGGGATCAACTTCTTCGACACCGCGAACATGTACTCCGACGGCGAGTCCGAACGCGTCCTCGGGAAGGCACTGGAGGGGCAACGCGAGGACAAAGTCGTCGCCACGAAAGGCTACTTCCAGATGGACGAGGACGACCCCAACTCCGGCGGCCTGTCCCGGAAGGCCATCGAGCAGGAGTTGGAACACTCGCTGGATCGGCTGGGGATGGACACCGTCGACCTCTATCAGATCCACCGCTGGGACTACGACACCCCCATCGAGACGACGCTCCGCGCCCTCGACGACGCGGTTCGGCGCGGGCAGGTGCGCTACATCGGCGCGAGTTCGATGTGGACCTACCAGTTCGCCGACGCGCTCCACACGAGCGACGCGCTGGGGCTAGAGCGCTTCGCCACCATGCAGAACCACTACAACCTCGCCTACCGCGAGGAGGAGCGCGAGATGCTCCCGTTCTGCGAACAGGAGAACGTGGGCGTCATCCCGTGGTCGCCGATGGCGCGGGGCTACCTCACCCGCCCCGACGAGGACATCGACGCCACGACCCGCGGGGAGACCGAGGAGTACCTGTACGAACACCCGTACCGCGAGGGCGGGGGGCCGGAAGTCAACGAACGCGTCCAGCAACTCGCCGAGGAGCGCGGCGTGAAAATGGCCCAGATTGCCCTCTCGTGGGTGTTACACAAGGACTGGGTGGACGCCCCCATCGTCGGCACTTCGACGGTCGAGCATCTGGAAGACGCCGTGGAGGCACTGGAGATCGACCTCTCGGACAGCGACATCGAGTATCTGGAGGAGCCGTACGAACCGGTGCCCGTCTCCGGGCACGATTAA
- a CDS encoding acyltransferase — protein MTKVHVAVSPEIEARIEEFVEGVDARLSADEPTADVVQEVLSRIHGDGDVYDRWLSGASLSLVERVRLDTYHPANTLTKGETWAEKDEDRFRESKPLRWLWTGFDASPLADNDAVALPFRQMLATHLFAEAGDDLKLFRGIRFPYGHNIEIGDRTVIHENVLLDDRGALDIGDGVSIADDAALHSHSHDIVDQSDVSIYRTVVDDDVRIASGAMVAAGSRVGENAMVGAKAIVRGDVPAHHVAVGTPAESVKVKPGWQSVAEDPGRLADNRERRRIAYDLPSDTETVDEFGRDRNPPVGVASD, from the coding sequence ATGACAAAAGTTCACGTCGCCGTGTCGCCGGAAATCGAAGCGCGGATCGAGGAGTTCGTCGAGGGAGTGGACGCGCGACTGTCGGCCGACGAACCGACTGCCGACGTAGTACAGGAGGTGCTGAGCCGCATCCACGGCGACGGTGACGTCTACGACCGGTGGCTGTCCGGGGCGTCGCTGTCACTCGTCGAGCGCGTCCGACTCGACACGTACCACCCCGCGAACACGCTCACGAAGGGCGAGACGTGGGCGGAGAAAGACGAGGATCGGTTCCGGGAATCGAAACCGCTCCGGTGGCTCTGGACCGGATTCGACGCGTCACCGCTGGCGGACAACGATGCCGTCGCCCTGCCGTTCCGGCAGATGCTCGCGACACACCTGTTCGCCGAGGCTGGCGACGATCTCAAACTCTTCCGGGGCATCCGCTTTCCCTACGGACACAACATCGAAATCGGCGACCGAACGGTCATCCACGAGAACGTGCTGTTGGACGACCGTGGCGCACTCGACATCGGTGACGGCGTCTCTATCGCCGACGACGCCGCCCTCCACAGTCACAGTCACGACATCGTCGACCAGTCCGACGTGTCTATCTACCGGACGGTCGTCGACGACGACGTGCGCATCGCCTCCGGCGCGATGGTCGCTGCCGGCAGTCGCGTCGGAGAGAACGCGATGGTCGGCGCCAAGGCCATCGTCCGGGGCGACGTGCCGGCCCATCACGTCGCCGTCGGGACACCAGCCGAGAGCGTCAAGGTGAAACCGGGCTGGCAGTCGGTTGCCGAGGACCCCGGCCGACTCGCGGACAATCGCGAACGGCGTCGCATCGCGTACGACCTCCCATCGGACACCGAGACGGTCGACGAGTTCGGGCGTGACCGCAACCCTCCGGTTGGGGTCGCCTCCGACTGA
- a CDS encoding cold-shock protein, with translation MATGTVAFFNDTGGYGFIETEDSDEDVFFHMEDIGGPDLEEGQEVEFDIEQADKGPRATNLQRL, from the coding sequence ATGGCGACTGGTACGGTTGCGTTCTTTAACGACACTGGCGGCTACGGGTTCATTGAGACTGAAGATTCGGACGAAGACGTCTTCTTCCACATGGAAGACATCGGCGGTCCGGACCTGGAAGAAGGGCAGGAGGTGGAGTTCGATATCGAGCAGGCCGACAAGGGCCCGCGAGCGACCAATCTCCAGCGACTGTAA
- a CDS encoding peroxidase-related enzyme (This protein belongs to a clade of uncharacterized proteins related to peroxidases such as the alkylhydroperoxidase AhpD.) encodes MNDDAMTRFPVPDYDDLPDDLRERIDAETERAGFTPNVFAALAYAPDQFRAFVDFHDALVDGTSLDREAVEMIVVAVSGVNHCYYCNVAHGALVRIYADDPLLADQLVANYRTADVSDERLLMLDVAVKLTERPWEVTQADLDRLAEAGFSEREIWDIGAITAFFNLSNRLASFADMRPNAEFHTLGRET; translated from the coding sequence ATGAACGACGACGCGATGACGCGGTTCCCGGTCCCCGACTACGACGACCTGCCCGACGACCTGCGCGAGCGTATCGACGCGGAGACCGAGCGTGCGGGCTTTACGCCAAACGTCTTCGCGGCGCTCGCGTACGCCCCCGACCAGTTCCGCGCGTTCGTCGACTTCCACGACGCCCTCGTCGACGGGACGAGTCTGGACCGCGAGGCGGTGGAGATGATCGTCGTCGCCGTCTCCGGCGTCAACCACTGCTACTACTGCAACGTCGCCCACGGCGCGCTAGTGCGGATCTACGCGGACGATCCGTTGCTCGCCGACCAGCTCGTCGCCAACTACCGGACGGCGGACGTGAGCGACGAGCGCCTCCTCATGCTCGACGTGGCCGTCAAACTCACCGAACGGCCGTGGGAAGTGACGCAAGCCGACCTCGACCGACTCGCCGAGGCGGGCTTCTCCGAGCGCGAAATCTGGGATATCGGCGCTATCACGGCCTTCTTCAATCTCAGCAACCGGCTGGCGAGTTTCGCCGATATGCGCCCGAATGCCGAGTTTCACACGCTCGGTCGGGAGACGTAG
- a CDS encoding metal-dependent hydrolase, with protein sequence MYRRGHWGVSLLVFAPVGFALVLLGRPDLAFLGGAAMLWLSMLPDWDHRVPFLSHRGPTHTLAFAFLVGAVGAGAGVGLASVFDGGRATLVPFGFAVGALAILAHLLADALTPAGVPFLWPLSGRDFSVYLTRADNALANYVLLAVGVCATAAAGFVALRMA encoded by the coding sequence ATGTACCGACGGGGTCACTGGGGCGTCTCCTTGCTCGTGTTCGCACCGGTCGGCTTCGCACTCGTTCTCCTCGGTCGGCCCGACCTCGCTTTTCTCGGTGGCGCCGCTATGCTCTGGCTGTCGATGCTCCCCGACTGGGACCACCGCGTCCCCTTCCTCTCACACCGCGGCCCGACCCACACCCTCGCGTTCGCCTTCCTCGTCGGCGCCGTCGGCGCCGGTGCGGGTGTCGGCCTCGCCTCCGTCTTCGACGGCGGCCGGGCCACGCTCGTTCCCTTCGGTTTCGCCGTGGGTGCGCTCGCGATCCTCGCCCACCTTCTCGCGGACGCGCTGACGCCCGCGGGTGTCCCGTTCCTCTGGCCGCTCTCCGGCCGGGACTTCTCGGTGTATCTCACCCGCGCCGACAACGCCCTCGCCAACTACGTCCTCCTCGCGGTCGGCGTCTGTGCGACGGCGGCGGCGGGCTTTGTCGCCCTGCGAATGGCGTGA
- a CDS encoding mechanosensitive ion channel family protein — MFDGFVASLDALPAWQATAAVLAASFGSAVLLEVVGVRLARRLTSRTETALDDIVFEELRLPIVVTVALAGVYLLTRVESVATATLVDPATLALFFGKPSLSVIVLVWARALNRVVNRVVEAVKNRGDRFDFAPVFSNVWTLVVLVGTVAVLLSLWDYDISPLLAGAGIAGIAIGFAAKDTVANFFGGIALYFDDTYKLGDFVVLDSGDSGTVVKVGVRSTTLLTRDEVLVTVPNSVLNATRVTNESAPGRRRRVRVPIGVAYGTDIDAFEELLVDLALAESLVLDAPKPRARFRRFGDSALEYELLCWVNGPTRAAKTRHRLNRAIYHALDDAGIEIPYPQRDVRMRASGGEMDLGAVGDGDAVASER; from the coding sequence GTGTTCGATGGATTCGTCGCCAGTCTCGACGCTCTTCCCGCGTGGCAAGCCACGGCCGCCGTCCTCGCGGCCTCCTTCGGGAGTGCCGTCCTCCTCGAAGTGGTGGGGGTGCGCCTCGCCCGCCGTCTCACGAGTCGCACGGAGACGGCACTCGACGACATCGTCTTCGAGGAACTCCGCCTGCCTATCGTCGTCACCGTCGCCCTCGCGGGCGTCTACCTCCTGACGCGCGTCGAGTCGGTGGCGACGGCGACGCTCGTCGATCCCGCGACGCTCGCGCTGTTTTTCGGCAAACCCTCGCTGTCGGTCATCGTCCTCGTGTGGGCGCGGGCGCTCAACCGCGTCGTCAACCGGGTGGTGGAGGCCGTCAAGAACCGTGGCGACCGCTTCGACTTCGCGCCGGTCTTCTCGAACGTCTGGACGCTCGTCGTCCTCGTCGGCACCGTCGCCGTCCTCCTCTCGCTGTGGGACTACGACATCTCACCCCTGCTCGCAGGGGCGGGGATCGCCGGCATCGCCATCGGCTTCGCCGCCAAGGACACCGTCGCCAACTTCTTCGGCGGGATTGCGCTGTACTTCGACGACACCTACAAACTGGGCGACTTCGTGGTCCTCGACTCTGGCGATTCGGGGACGGTGGTGAAAGTCGGCGTCCGGTCGACGACGCTGCTCACCCGCGACGAGGTGCTCGTCACCGTCCCCAACTCCGTGCTGAACGCCACTCGCGTCACCAACGAGTCGGCGCCGGGCCGTCGCCGCCGGGTGCGCGTGCCCATCGGCGTCGCCTACGGCACCGACATCGACGCCTTCGAGGAACTGCTGGTCGACCTCGCGCTGGCGGAGTCGCTGGTACTCGACGCCCCCAAACCGCGGGCGCGCTTCCGGCGGTTCGGTGACTCGGCGCTGGAGTACGAACTCCTCTGCTGGGTCAACGGGCCGACGCGGGCGGCGAAGACGCGCCACCGACTCAACCGCGCCATCTACCACGCGCTCGACGACGCGGGGATCGAGATTCCGTATCCCCAGCGTGACGTGCGGATGCGAGCGAGCGGCGGCGAGATGGATCTCGGTGCAGTGGGCGACGGCGACGCCGTCGCTAGCGAGCGGTGA
- a CDS encoding uracil-xanthine permease family protein, with protein MSGEDGRAGFVSYGIDDKPPVVTSIFLGVQHYLTMVGANVAVPLILAGALGMPESVIPRFVGTFFVVSGIATLAQTTLGNRYPIVQGAPFSMLAPALAVIGVVQASNPTGPAWEAALLQLQGAIVVAAVVEVAVGYFGLLGRLRSYISPVIIAPTIALIGLALFNTPQVTSPSGNWWLLGLTLGLIVLFSQYLGGRSRAFKLFPVLLGVVVAWVVAAVLSVTAVYAPDTPGYVDLASVAAAPALMPIYPLQWGMPRIETAFVIGMLAGVAASMLESFGDYHAVARLSGVGAPSERRINHGIGMEGIMNVFAGLMGTGGSTSYSENIGAIGLTGVASRYVVQIGAAVMLVVGFVGYFGQLIATIPDPIVGGLYVAMFGQIVAVGLSNLEYVDLNSSRNVFVVGIALFTGLAIPAYMGNVGSAEAFRQGMQGVAVLGPILGARAVADTIYVIGSTGMAVGGLVAFVLDNTIEGTREERGLVEWEQATEDESDFASAFDRFLRD; from the coding sequence ATGAGCGGCGAGGACGGCCGCGCCGGGTTCGTATCGTACGGTATCGACGACAAGCCACCGGTCGTCACGTCGATTTTCCTCGGCGTCCAGCATTACCTGACGATGGTCGGCGCGAACGTCGCGGTGCCCCTGATCCTCGCGGGGGCGCTGGGGATGCCCGAGTCGGTGATTCCTCGCTTCGTCGGGACCTTCTTCGTCGTCTCCGGCATCGCGACGCTCGCCCAGACCACGCTGGGGAACCGCTACCCCATCGTGCAGGGGGCGCCGTTCTCGATGCTCGCGCCGGCGCTCGCGGTCATCGGCGTCGTGCAGGCGAGCAACCCGACGGGGCCAGCGTGGGAGGCGGCGCTCCTCCAACTCCAGGGCGCTATCGTCGTCGCCGCAGTGGTCGAGGTGGCGGTCGGCTACTTCGGCCTGCTCGGTCGCCTCCGCTCCTACATCTCGCCGGTCATCATCGCGCCGACCATCGCGCTCATCGGTCTCGCGCTCTTCAACACGCCGCAGGTGACGAGCCCGAGCGGGAACTGGTGGCTGCTCGGCCTGACGCTCGGGCTGATCGTCCTGTTCTCGCAGTATCTCGGCGGTCGTTCGCGGGCGTTCAAACTGTTCCCGGTCCTGCTCGGCGTCGTCGTCGCGTGGGTCGTCGCCGCCGTCCTGTCGGTGACCGCCGTCTACGCGCCGGACACGCCGGGCTACGTCGACCTCGCCTCCGTCGCCGCGGCGCCGGCGCTCATGCCCATCTACCCCCTCCAGTGGGGGATGCCGCGGATCGAGACGGCGTTCGTGATCGGCATGCTCGCGGGCGTCGCGGCATCCATGCTCGAATCGTTCGGTGACTACCACGCCGTTGCCCGCCTCTCCGGCGTCGGTGCGCCCAGCGAGCGCCGCATCAACCACGGGATCGGGATGGAGGGGATAATGAACGTCTTCGCCGGTCTCATGGGGACCGGTGGCTCCACCTCCTACTCCGAGAACATCGGCGCCATCGGCCTGACTGGCGTCGCCTCGCGCTACGTGGTCCAGATCGGGGCTGCAGTCATGCTGGTGGTCGGCTTCGTCGGCTACTTCGGCCAACTCATCGCCACCATCCCCGATCCCATCGTCGGCGGTCTCTACGTCGCCATGTTCGGGCAGATCGTCGCCGTCGGCCTCTCGAATCTGGAGTACGTCGACCTGAACTCCTCGCGCAACGTCTTCGTCGTCGGCATCGCCCTCTTTACCGGCCTCGCCATCCCGGCCTATATGGGCAACGTGGGGAGCGCCGAGGCGTTCCGGCAGGGGATGCAGGGGGTCGCCGTCCTCGGCCCGATCCTCGGCGCCCGCGCCGTCGCGGACACGATCTACGTCATCGGATCGACCGGCATGGCCGTCGGCGGCCTCGTCGCTTTCGTCCTCGACAACACCATCGAAGGCACTCGCGAGGAACGCGGCCTCGTCGAGTGGGAGCAAGCGACCGAGGACGAGTCCGACTTCGCCTCCGCGTTCGACCGATTCCTGCGGGACTGA
- a CDS encoding succinylglutamate desuccinylase/aspartoacylase family protein produces the protein MRRRTVLAHSAAALGGSALLGTGSTMAAAQPGGGTRTTETLLPGTKYASAVVTIDAPNDGPTAVVVGGMHGDEPSGYRAASDVASWAFDAGKLVVLPKANQPAIERGTRHNDNGDLNRKFPTGREVETKLARAIWQLVEETDPDVVLDLHSSKGVYRTHESFVGQAIFPTVVDPAPTYAQAAVDTANDTVVPWYLPYHRYERGNLLDGSSPLLVHKVAGDLDLPGYIVESTKFVLDPSTAARWTSLVAETLLANHGILRHDGRVEPTGGDRNT, from the coding sequence ATGAGACGACGGACGGTCCTCGCCCACTCGGCGGCGGCCCTCGGTGGGTCAGCACTTCTCGGGACGGGATCGACGATGGCGGCAGCGCAACCAGGTGGAGGGACGCGCACGACGGAGACGCTTCTGCCGGGGACGAAGTACGCATCGGCGGTGGTCACCATCGATGCGCCGAACGACGGTCCCACTGCCGTCGTCGTCGGCGGGATGCACGGTGACGAACCGAGCGGATATCGGGCGGCGAGCGACGTCGCCTCGTGGGCGTTCGACGCCGGGAAACTGGTCGTCCTTCCGAAGGCGAATCAACCGGCCATCGAGCGAGGGACGCGACACAACGACAACGGTGACCTGAATCGGAAGTTTCCCACGGGCCGTGAGGTGGAGACGAAACTCGCGCGGGCCATCTGGCAACTGGTCGAGGAAACCGACCCCGATGTCGTCCTCGATTTACACTCCTCGAAGGGGGTGTATCGAACCCACGAATCGTTCGTCGGGCAGGCAATTTTCCCGACGGTAGTCGACCCGGCCCCGACGTACGCGCAGGCGGCCGTCGATACCGCGAACGACACCGTCGTCCCGTGGTATCTGCCGTACCATCGCTACGAGCGCGGGAACCTCCTCGACGGGTCTTCGCCACTCCTCGTCCACAAGGTTGCGGGTGACCTCGACCTCCCGGGGTACATCGTCGAGTCGACGAAGTTCGTCCTCGATCCGTCGACTGCGGCACGGTGGACCTCGCTCGTTGCCGAGACGTTGTTGGCGAACCACGGCATCCTGCGGCATGACGGACGGGTCGAACCCACGGGCGGTGACAGGAACACATGA
- the epsC gene encoding serine O-acetyltransferase EpsC → MGYDYTGDTHDELVDAYRADDSPFPTDDSREYPRRDFLRDEPLLLKQLLFPLCWNGTDLLDDPAETRNRLNRLGTCIQKGITAYSDRGADDLTAIVDGTLDRLPTIRDTLKRDVEAAYKGDPAAKSYCEIIRSYPGFHAILIHRIAHVLYEAEHFQYARELAEYAKSETGIDIHPGAEIGDYFFVDHGTGVVIGETATVGDWVRIYQNVTLGALHFEEEEGEEHMLAKDYKRHPDIGDHVVIGAGSNILGPVEIGDHVSIGANSWVTDDVPDNTSVFISDHPDQERKSNR, encoded by the coding sequence ATGGGATACGATTACACCGGCGACACTCACGACGAACTCGTCGACGCCTATCGAGCGGACGACTCGCCGTTCCCGACTGACGACTCGCGGGAGTATCCACGCCGCGATTTCCTGCGTGACGAACCACTCCTCCTCAAACAGCTTCTGTTCCCCCTGTGCTGGAACGGGACGGACCTGCTCGACGATCCGGCCGAAACTCGCAACCGCTTGAACAGGCTCGGGACGTGCATCCAGAAAGGCATCACGGCCTACTCGGATCGCGGCGCGGACGACCTGACCGCAATCGTCGACGGGACGCTCGACCGATTGCCGACGATTCGGGACACCCTCAAGCGTGACGTCGAGGCCGCGTACAAGGGCGATCCCGCGGCGAAGAGCTACTGTGAGATCATTCGGTCGTATCCCGGGTTTCACGCCATCCTGATCCACCGGATTGCACACGTCCTCTACGAGGCGGAGCACTTCCAGTACGCACGCGAACTCGCCGAGTACGCAAAAAGCGAGACGGGTATCGACATCCACCCGGGTGCGGAGATTGGCGACTACTTCTTCGTCGATCACGGGACCGGGGTCGTGATCGGCGAGACGGCCACGGTCGGTGACTGGGTCCGAATCTACCAGAACGTGACGCTCGGTGCCCTCCACTTCGAGGAGGAGGAGGGCGAGGAGCACATGCTGGCGAAAGACTACAAGCGCCATCCCGACATCGGTGATCACGTCGTTATCGGGGCCGGCAGCAACATCCTCGGGCCGGTCGAGATTGGCGACCACGTGAGCATCGGGGCGAACTCTTGGGTGACCGACGACGTGCCGGACAACACCAGCGTCTTCATCTCGGATCACCCCGATCAGGAGCGGAAATCGAACCGGTAG
- a CDS encoding double zinc ribbon domain-containing protein yields the protein MASEVIAVVALLFWTALSVGVGIHAMDRGRSGFLWGLLTFFTGLIGLLIYVVVAGSAADTVDDDDPERFRRCPACSTNHEGAPNYCAECGEPLDEDDDVVVARVLRSGSRGYCSNCKSRIGLDADDCANCGAVF from the coding sequence ATGGCCAGTGAGGTCATCGCTGTCGTCGCCCTCCTGTTCTGGACCGCCCTTTCCGTCGGCGTCGGCATTCACGCCATGGACCGGGGTCGATCCGGGTTCCTGTGGGGATTGCTTACGTTCTTCACGGGGCTCATCGGCCTCCTGATCTACGTGGTGGTCGCCGGGAGCGCGGCCGACACGGTCGACGACGACGACCCCGAGCGGTTCCGCCGCTGTCCAGCGTGTTCGACGAACCACGAGGGCGCGCCGAACTACTGTGCCGAGTGTGGCGAACCGCTCGACGAGGACGACGACGTCGTGGTCGCGCGCGTCCTTCGGAGCGGGTCCCGGGGGTACTGTAGCAACTGCAAGTCACGGATCGGTCTCGACGCCGACGACTGCGCGAACTGCGGTGCCGTCTTCTGA
- a CDS encoding RIO1 family regulatory kinase/ATPase domain-containing protein, with protein sequence MEVRRFLRGRIDDDRLNRVITEIADRYGREEPSVRYLDADNWLSTPLVLDEDLFVKVISKQNSLVHALITTGRNLGVFSAGTEGFFEHFGTPYGMAKHELEATEQMREIGVNAPEPLEALEIDGLGVVILEYLPEFRPLDELDQEAERELAPKLFEALRTMHDHGLAHGDLRAENVLILDGDLYFIDATNVGSESRDDARSYDAACGLAALEPLIGATATVDAAATVYTPEELLDARDFLDFVNIRPDHDFDAAALKGEIEKRAA encoded by the coding sequence ATGGAAGTCCGGCGGTTCCTCCGCGGTCGGATCGACGACGACCGCCTCAACCGGGTGATCACGGAAATCGCGGACCGGTACGGCCGCGAGGAGCCGTCGGTTCGCTATCTCGACGCCGACAACTGGCTCTCGACACCGCTCGTCCTCGACGAGGACCTCTTCGTGAAAGTCATCTCCAAACAGAACTCGCTGGTCCACGCGCTCATCACGACCGGCCGCAACCTCGGCGTCTTCTCGGCGGGCACGGAGGGCTTTTTCGAGCATTTCGGCACGCCGTACGGGATGGCGAAACACGAACTCGAGGCGACCGAGCAGATGCGTGAGATCGGGGTGAACGCACCCGAACCCCTCGAAGCGCTAGAGATCGACGGCCTCGGCGTGGTCATCCTCGAATATCTCCCCGAGTTTCGGCCGCTCGACGAACTGGACCAGGAAGCCGAACGCGAACTCGCGCCGAAACTGTTCGAGGCACTCCGGACGATGCACGACCACGGCCTCGCCCACGGCGACCTCCGGGCGGAGAACGTCCTCATCCTCGACGGCGACCTCTACTTCATCGACGCGACGAACGTCGGCTCCGAGAGCCGAGACGACGCCCGGTCGTACGACGCGGCGTGTGGGCTGGCGGCGCTCGAACCGCTGATCGGCGCGACGGCGACCGTCGACGCCGCCGCGACAGTCTACACGCCCGAGGAACTACTCGACGCCCGCGACTTCCTCGACTTCGTCAACATCCGCCCGGATCACGACTTCGACGCCGCGGCGCTCAAGGGCGAGATCGAGAAACGCGCGGCGTAA
- a CDS encoding carbon-nitrogen family hydrolase: protein MKIALAQLDQTAGDVSENLDRAETAIADAAARGADMVALPELFTVGFFAFESYARAAEGLDGPTFGRLSDMAADHGVGLLAGSHVEDLEASADAGVDVPEAEGLANTCVFYDRDGTRRAVYRKHHLFGYESAEARLLTPGEHLSIVDFEGFTVGMSTCYDLRFPELYRRLADQGVSLVCVPSAWPYPRVEHWETLARARAIENLTYVAAVNGAAEFEDATVLGRSTVYDPWGTTLASAGDDPTLVVADIDPDRIESVREEFPALRDRRD, encoded by the coding sequence ATGAAGATCGCACTCGCCCAACTCGACCAGACCGCCGGCGACGTGAGCGAGAACCTCGACCGTGCGGAGACGGCCATCGCCGACGCCGCCGCTCGCGGCGCCGACATGGTTGCGCTCCCCGAACTGTTCACCGTCGGCTTCTTCGCGTTCGAGTCGTACGCCCGCGCCGCCGAGGGACTGGACGGGCCGACGTTCGGTCGGCTCTCCGATATGGCCGCCGACCACGGCGTCGGCTTGCTGGCGGGTAGTCACGTCGAGGACCTCGAAGCCAGCGCCGACGCCGGCGTCGACGTGCCGGAAGCGGAGGGGCTGGCGAACACCTGCGTCTTCTACGACCGCGACGGGACGCGCCGCGCCGTCTACCGCAAACACCACCTCTTCGGCTACGAATCCGCGGAGGCGCGCCTGCTCACCCCCGGCGAACACCTCTCGATCGTCGACTTCGAGGGCTTCACCGTCGGCATGTCGACGTGTTACGACCTCCGCTTCCCCGAACTCTACCGCCGGCTGGCGGATCAGGGCGTGTCGCTCGTCTGCGTCCCGAGCGCGTGGCCGTACCCCCGGGTCGAACACTGGGAGACGCTCGCCCGGGCACGCGCCATCGAGAACCTCACGTACGTCGCCGCCGTGAACGGCGCGGCCGAGTTCGAGGACGCGACGGTACTCGGGCGGTCGACCGTCTACGATCCGTGGGGGACGACGCTCGCGAGTGCGGGCGACGACCCGACGCTCGTCGTCGCCGATATCGATCCGGATCGGATCGAGTCGGTCCGCGAGGAGTTCCCGGCGCTCCGCGACCGCCGCGACTAA
- a CDS encoding DUF7123 family protein: protein MTSLTEEERRILAYLHDSVSRGERYFRAKNIADAIGLTAKQVGSRLPRLAEKSEDVEIEKWGRARSTTWRVTQG, encoded by the coding sequence ATGACCTCCCTGACCGAAGAGGAACGGCGGATCCTCGCGTACCTCCACGACAGCGTCTCCCGGGGTGAACGCTACTTCCGCGCGAAAAACATCGCCGACGCTATCGGGCTGACGGCCAAACAGGTGGGCTCCCGACTCCCGCGACTGGCCGAGAAGTCCGAGGACGTCGAAATCGAGAAGTGGGGGCGCGCCCGGTCGACGACGTGGCGCGTCACGCAAGGCTGA